The window AGCTGGCCACACCATCGAGCAAGTGAAAAATTTCCGCGCAACGAAAGAAACACTCATCGACTACGCGGCCGCTGTCCGCCTCAAGACAAAACACTGTCTATCCGATCTCACGGACTTTAATCTTGATGCCCAAGTCGATGATTTTGGGCGCGGCAGCAATGTCGCCGTCGGCGAAGTGCTGGGACGTTTTTTTGGCGATCATATCTCCCATGTAGGCCAAATCTGCTACATCCGGGGACACTTAAAAGGCTGGGGGAAATACGGAAGGTAGGGGATCAATTTCTCTGGAATGTTCCCTGAATATCATTTATAATTTTACAAGTTCCAACACAATTGAATAACAATAGATAGAAAATCACACCGCTGGAAATAAATATTGTCGGCTTTCTTGTGCCTGGAGATTAACTATGCCCCTTTTCCGAAAAGACCTCCCGCAACTCTCGGGCGAGCTTTACCTCGGCGGATGCTGCGGCACAGATCACAGGCACATCCAGGAAATTGCGTCGGCCTGCGTGGACGGGTGAGCAACTCAATGTTGCCGTCTCATGCAATTTCACCATCTCCGCCTTTATGGCCCTTGGTAGATCAGAAAAATCCAAAGGGCACACCCCCTCTCCCCTTGCGCATTCTCCCCCATCGCCCCTACCATGCGCGCCTCGTCTATTGGCGAAACCGGATTTAATTTTCCGTTAACTGGGGGCTTCATGACAACAAAGAAATCCACTGAGAATACCCCATCTCGGGGTCTTTATTACGGCTGGTACATCCTGGCGGTGGTAGTTCTGTTCCGCCTCTTCGGGGGCTCGCTGCGCCAGTCCTTCGGCACTTTCTTGATACCCATCCAGGAAGATTTCAACATGAGCAGAGCGATGATCTCGCTGCCGGTTTCGCTCTCGCTCATCCTTTTTGGCTTCTCACAGTTCTTCGGAGCGCTTTTGATCGTCCGCTTCGGCTCCCGGACGATCATCACCATCGGCGTCGCCCTAACCGGGCTCGCGATTTTCGGGATGAGCCAGATTCACTCGATCTGGGGCTTCTTTTTTTTCTACGGTATCGTCCTGGGGATGTCAGGAATTGGCAACAGCGCCACAGCCGTCTCCCCGCTGATCTCGTGGTGGTTTGTGGAACGGCGCGGGCTGGCTTTCTCTATCGCCTCGACCGGATCGAGCCTTGGCCAGGCCACCATCATCCCGGTGCTGGCGATCATGCTCGCCGCCATGGGCTGGCGCTCGACGTTTTTCTGG of the Nitrospinaceae bacterium genome contains:
- a CDS encoding DinB family protein; amino-acid sequence: MNATTIILGRLDAYAGQMKNVMEEITEEDLYFQAGTEDNPIGWLTWHMTRYEDLVFSHISDRPQIWIGEGWHEKFSRPATPEDTGAGHTIEQVKNFRATKETLIDYAAAVRLKTKHCLSDLTDFNLDAQVDDFGRGSNVAVGEVLGRFFGDHISHVGQICYIRGHLKGWGKYGR